Proteins from a genomic interval of Cyclopterus lumpus isolate fCycLum1 chromosome 18, fCycLum1.pri, whole genome shotgun sequence:
- the htr2cl1 gene encoding 5-hydroxytryptamine (serotonin) receptor 2C, G protein-coupled-like 1 yields the protein MGGPERALLGGFSTTTSSLEVSGRMAWPSINPLDLNQTLPWGMGGGGGAAAAAAMSAGLDNFTQESVTRAAMKEKNWPALLILVIIALTIGGNILVILAVSLEKKLQNATNFFLRSLAVADMLVGILVMPVSLINILYDYTWPLPSALCPIWIYLDVLFSTASIMHLCAISLDRYVAIRNPIEHSRFNSRTKAMMKIAAVWTISIGVSMPIPVIGLHNEDKVFVNGSCVLNEERFMLIGSFVAFFIPLVIMVVSYCLTIQVLQRQATVFLCEAKTSSQQPLHTPAMTNTELKAPPPRSRRNTLSCLKGGNEPGVLLGASTTDSLGIIPGSEAASQLSSPAAGPGRSDASGCHGRRGMMQAIKNERRASKVLGIVFFLFLIMWCPFFITNVTFVLCRGSCNESLLNDLLNVFVWVGYISSGVNPLVYTLFNKTYRRAFSSYIRCRYNVGANAAGLSCKTLLVPPPSCSSHAVTPLLTGGHGKSGVDRNSNFRNGGRGVNGKPAVDPEDATDDESHAASRSLSDCLAAAAALSETELETEAELELSLISYGPASREHTSSV from the exons ATGGGCGGCCCAGAGAGGGCTCTCCTCGGCGGCTTCAGCACCACCACCTCTTCCCTGGAGGTCAGCGGGCGGATGGCTTGGCCCAGCATTAACCCCCTGGACCTCAACCAGACCCTGCCGTGGGGGATGGGCGGCGGCGgaggggcggcggcggcggcggccatgAGCGCAGGTCTGGACAATTTCACTCAGGAGTCGGTCACCAGGGCGGCGATGAAGGAGAAGAACTGGCCGGCGCTGCTCATCCTCGTCATCATCGCGCTGACGATCGGCGGCAACATCCTGGTGATCCTGGCGGTGTCGCTGGAGAAGAAGCTCCAGAACGCCACCAACTTCTTCCTGAGGTCGCTGGCCGTGGCGGACATGCTGGTAGGCATCCTGGTCATGCCAGTCTCCCTCATTAACATCCTCTACG acTACACCTGGCCTCTCCCCAGCGCCCTGTGTCCCATCTGGATCTACCTGGACGTGCTGTTCTCCACGGCCTCCATCATGCACCTGTGTGCCATCTCCCTGGACCGATACGTGGCCATCCGCAACCCCATCGAGCACAGCCGCTTCAACTCCAGGACCAAAGCCATGATGAAGATCGCCGCCGTGTGGACCATCTCCATAG gcGTGTCGATGCCGATCCCGGTGATCGGCCTCCACAACGAGGACAAGGTCTTCGTCAACGGCAGCTGCGTCCTCAACGAGGAGCGCTTCATGCTGATTGGCTCGTTCGTGGCCTTCTTCATCCCGCTGGTCATCATGGTGGTGTCGTACTGCCTCACCATACAG gtgCTCCAGAGGCAGGCCACTGTCTTCCTGTGCGAGGCGAAGACGTCGTCCCAGCAGCCTTTGCACACGCCAGCAATGACGAATAC AGAGTTGAAGGCCCCGCCTCCCCGCAGCAGACGCAACACCCTGAGCTGTCTGAAAGGAGGAAACGAGCCCGGCGTCCTGCTCGGCGCCTCCACGACGGACAGCCTCGGCATCATTCCCGGCTCGGAGGCGGCGTCTCAGCTCAGCTCGCCGGCCGCGGGGCCCGGGCGGAGCGACGCGTCGGGTTGCCACGGGCGACGGGGCATGATGCAGGCCATAAAGAACGAGCGGCGGGCCTCCAAG GTCCTGGGAatcgtcttcttcctcttcctcatcatgtGGTGCCCCTTCTTCATCACCAACGTCACCTTCGTCCTGTGCCGCGGCTCCTGCAACGAGTCTCTGCTGAACGACCTGCTGAACGTGTTCGTGTGGGTGGGCTACATCTCCTCGGGGGTCAACCCTCTGGTCTACACCCTGTTCAACAAGACCTACCGGAGGGCCTTCTCCAGCTACATCCGCTGCCGCTACAACGTCGGGGCCAACGCCGCCGGACTGAGTTGCAAGACCCTCCTGGTCCCGCCGCCGTCGTGCTCGTCGCACGCCGTGACCCCCCTCCTGACGGGCGGCCACGGGAAGTCCGGCGTGGACCGCAACAGCAACTTTCGCAACGGCGGGCGGGGGGTCAACGGGAAGCCGGCGGTGGACCCGGAGGACGCGACGGACGACGAGTCGCACGCGGCGTCGCGGAGCCTCTCCGACTgcctcgccgccgccgccgcgctcTCGGAGACGGAGCTGGAGACGGAGGCGGAGCTGGAGCTGTCGCTCATCAGCTACGGCCCCGCCTCCAGAGAACACACCAGCAGCGTGTGA